In Leifsonia sp. ZF2019, a genomic segment contains:
- a CDS encoding FAD-binding oxidoreductase, whose protein sequence is MDVLDWLAAALGDEAIAAGVLTTDPALLDVVRTDRSGWWADGSPLALVSATTIEHVQATLRAASEFRVPVVPRGAGTGLAGGANGTQGAIVLSVAGMNRILEVSAEDQLAVVEPGVVNSDLNDALEPSGLFFAPDPASRAISTVGGNIATNAGGLLCAKYGVTREAVLALDVVLSDGRLIRTGHRTVKGVTGYDLTALFVGSEGTLGVIVGATVRLVPIPAGEPTTLGAIFSDVRSAADAAARVTAARLRPAIMELVDGPALERISAHLGEQTLAAAFGTTGGGAFLLVQFDGPSAAADAATAGGLISAAGGAVRVAADPAEGEHLLAIRRAFHPALAASGEVLIEDVAVPRSRMPEMFEAIERISQRHGIPIPTVAHAGDGNLHPNFVYAGEEPPPAVWEAAGELFRTAVELGGTLTGEHGVGVLKRRWLADELGPDSYELQVKLKSVFDPLGILNPGKVFG, encoded by the coding sequence ATGGATGTTCTCGACTGGCTGGCGGCGGCCCTCGGCGACGAGGCGATCGCGGCGGGCGTGCTCACCACGGACCCGGCCCTCCTCGACGTGGTCCGCACCGACCGGTCGGGCTGGTGGGCCGACGGCTCCCCGCTCGCCCTGGTCAGCGCCACGACGATCGAGCACGTGCAAGCCACCCTTCGCGCGGCGAGCGAGTTCCGCGTGCCGGTCGTCCCGCGTGGCGCGGGAACGGGTCTGGCCGGCGGCGCCAACGGAACGCAGGGGGCCATCGTCCTCTCGGTCGCCGGAATGAACCGGATCCTCGAGGTGTCAGCGGAGGACCAGCTCGCCGTGGTCGAACCCGGCGTCGTGAACTCCGATCTCAATGACGCCCTGGAGCCTTCCGGGCTCTTCTTCGCCCCCGACCCCGCCAGCCGCGCGATCTCGACCGTCGGCGGCAACATCGCCACGAACGCGGGCGGCCTGCTCTGCGCCAAGTACGGCGTGACGCGGGAGGCCGTGCTCGCCCTCGATGTCGTCCTCTCCGACGGCCGCCTCATCCGCACCGGCCACCGCACGGTGAAGGGCGTGACCGGCTACGACCTCACGGCGCTCTTCGTCGGCTCGGAGGGGACGCTGGGCGTGATCGTCGGCGCGACGGTGCGACTCGTCCCGATCCCCGCCGGGGAGCCCACGACCCTGGGCGCGATCTTCTCGGACGTGCGCTCCGCCGCGGACGCCGCGGCCCGGGTCACCGCCGCCCGGCTGCGTCCGGCGATCATGGAGCTCGTCGACGGCCCGGCCCTCGAACGTATCTCGGCCCATCTCGGCGAGCAGACGCTTGCCGCGGCGTTCGGCACGACCGGGGGAGGCGCGTTCCTCCTGGTGCAGTTCGACGGCCCGTCGGCGGCCGCGGATGCCGCGACGGCGGGCGGGCTGATCTCCGCCGCGGGCGGGGCGGTGCGGGTCGCGGCCGATCCGGCGGAGGGGGAGCATCTGCTGGCGATCCGCCGCGCCTTCCACCCGGCCCTCGCCGCGAGCGGCGAGGTGCTCATCGAGGATGTCGCCGTCCCGCGCTCCCGGATGCCGGAGATGTTCGAGGCGATCGAGCGGATCTCGCAGCGCCACGGCATCCCCATCCCGACGGTCGCTCACGCCGGCGACGGCAACCTCCACCCGAACTTCGTCTACGCGGGGGAGGAGCCGCCGCCCGCGGTGTGGGAGGCGGCGGGCGAGCTCTTCCGCACGGCGGTCGAGCTCGGCGGCACCCTGACGGGCGAGCACGGTGTGGGCGTGCTCAAGCGGCGGTGGCTGGCCGACGAGCTGGGCCCGGACTCCTACGAGCTGCAGGTGAAGCTGAAGTCGGTCTTCGACCCGCTCGGCATCCTCAACCCGGGCAAGGTGTTCGGCTAG
- a CDS encoding carboxylesterase/lipase family protein, which produces MSNPTPPVVPTASGRVAGVWRDGSAAFLGIPFAEAPVGDLRFAAPAPHAPWDGVRDASAYGPTPQRVALAEVTAIPEPSIPGDSTLNVNVFTPAPGDTAAKLPVLVYIHGGGFVAGSPASPWYDGRAFNRDGVVTVSVSYRLGFDGFGWIEDAPANRAVLDWLLALEWVRDNVARFGGDPDAVTIAGQSAGGGAVLTLLGVPRAAGLFHRAISISGAAGGLAVDEAETLGRRVAELGGVEPTRAGLSTLDEQTILGLQARATVPDGADGDPLAGIGQLISGGLTWSPVIDGDLLPQPVVDALRDGAGADKPLLLGATDQEFTGALAPFREQLATVPAAALLSSFGVPESTIGAYSAAHPDADTADLVGQFVTDTLFRAPALAVALARGQADAPTWLYRFAWRSGANGTASHCLDVPFWFDGLDLERVEDLAGANPPQSLADDVHGAAVSFVRTGEPGWAPVTSAVRTAHVFDTPSHDEAGAFADAEPVLAQGV; this is translated from the coding sequence GTGTCGAACCCCACCCCTCCCGTCGTCCCCACCGCGTCCGGCCGCGTCGCCGGCGTCTGGCGCGACGGGTCCGCCGCCTTCCTCGGCATCCCGTTCGCGGAGGCCCCGGTCGGCGACCTCCGCTTCGCCGCGCCCGCTCCGCACGCGCCGTGGGACGGAGTGCGCGACGCCTCGGCGTACGGACCGACGCCCCAGCGGGTGGCACTGGCCGAGGTGACCGCGATCCCGGAGCCGAGCATCCCCGGCGACTCGACACTGAACGTGAACGTGTTCACCCCCGCGCCCGGCGACACCGCCGCGAAGCTGCCCGTGCTCGTGTACATCCACGGGGGCGGGTTCGTCGCCGGCTCCCCCGCGAGCCCCTGGTACGACGGCCGGGCGTTCAACCGGGACGGCGTCGTCACCGTCTCCGTCTCCTACCGGCTCGGGTTCGACGGCTTCGGCTGGATCGAGGACGCCCCGGCCAACCGAGCCGTCCTCGACTGGCTGCTCGCCCTGGAGTGGGTGCGCGACAACGTCGCCCGCTTCGGCGGAGACCCGGACGCCGTGACCATCGCCGGGCAGTCCGCGGGCGGCGGCGCGGTGCTGACGCTGCTCGGCGTCCCGCGGGCCGCCGGGCTCTTCCACCGGGCGATCAGCATCTCAGGGGCGGCGGGCGGCCTGGCCGTCGACGAGGCCGAGACGCTCGGACGCCGCGTCGCGGAACTGGGCGGAGTGGAGCCGACGAGGGCCGGGCTCTCCACCCTCGACGAGCAGACCATCCTCGGACTGCAGGCGCGTGCGACAGTTCCCGACGGCGCAGACGGGGATCCGCTCGCCGGAATCGGACAGCTGATCTCCGGCGGGCTGACGTGGAGCCCCGTCATCGACGGCGACCTCCTCCCGCAGCCGGTCGTCGACGCGCTCCGCGACGGAGCCGGCGCGGACAAGCCACTCCTGCTCGGTGCCACCGACCAGGAGTTCACGGGCGCTCTGGCGCCGTTCCGCGAGCAGCTGGCGACGGTTCCCGCCGCCGCCCTCCTGTCCTCGTTCGGCGTCCCGGAGTCGACGATCGGGGCGTACAGCGCCGCGCACCCGGACGCCGACACGGCCGACCTCGTGGGCCAGTTCGTGACCGACACCCTCTTCCGCGCACCGGCGCTGGCCGTCGCCCTGGCCAGGGGGCAGGCGGACGCACCGACCTGGCTCTACCGGTTCGCCTGGCGCTCCGGGGCGAACGGCACGGCCTCCCACTGCCTCGACGTGCCGTTCTGGTTCGACGGACTCGACCTCGAGCGGGTGGAGGATCTCGCCGGCGCGAATCCGCCTCAGTCGCTCGCCGACGACGTGCACGGCGCCGCGGTCTCCTTCGTCCGCACCGGCGAGCCCGGTTGGGCCCCTGTCACGTCGGCCGTGCGCACGGCCCACGTCTTCGACACGCCCTCCCACGACGAAGCCGGCGCCTTCGCGGATGCGGAGCCGGTGCTGGCGCAGGGGGTCTAG
- a CDS encoding FKBP-type peptidyl-prolyl cis-trans isomerase has protein sequence MAENTNQKPEVDAPEGPAPATLEIVDIVEGAGAEATPGAKVDVHYLGVEYETGEEFDSSWSRGQSINFPLNNLIKGWQEGIPGMKVGGRRKLTVPPALAYGPAGGGHPLSGKTLIFVIDLLGVS, from the coding sequence ATGGCAGAGAACACCAACCAGAAGCCCGAAGTCGACGCGCCCGAGGGCCCGGCTCCGGCGACGCTCGAGATCGTCGACATCGTGGAGGGGGCCGGCGCCGAGGCGACGCCGGGCGCCAAGGTCGACGTGCACTACCTCGGCGTGGAGTACGAGACCGGCGAGGAGTTCGACTCCTCGTGGAGCCGCGGGCAGTCCATCAACTTCCCGCTCAACAACCTCATCAAGGGCTGGCAGGAGGGCATCCCCGGCATGAAGGTCGGCGGCCGTCGCAAGCTCACGGTGCCGCCGGCGCTCGCCTACGGCCCGGCCGGCGGCGGTCACCCGCTGTCGGGCAAGACCCTCATCTTCGTCATCGACCTGCTCGGCGTCAGCTGA
- a CDS encoding NAD(P)-dependent alcohol dehydrogenase: MKALQYREIGSRPEVVEVPDPEVGPGQVLLKVTAAGACHSDEFIMSLPAEQYVYGLPLTLGHEGAGIVEAVGAGVTGVRAGDAVAVYGPWGCGRCRMCAQGKENYCLNAEAEQIRPPGLGAPGSMAEYMIVDSERHLVPLDGLDPVRNVSLTDAGLTPYHAIKNSLPKLGAGTTAVVIGTGGLGHVGIQILRAISGATVVALDVNQEKLDLATAVGARHTLLSNPDAVAAVRDLTGGRGADAVFDFVGVQPTVDLAGGMVAAEGDVTIVGIGGGALAVGFGRIAYDAAVRTPYWGSRAELIEVLDLARTGQVEVEIETYSLDEAPKAYERLHEGRIRGRAVILPNG, translated from the coding sequence ATGAAGGCATTGCAGTATCGCGAGATCGGCTCCCGCCCCGAGGTCGTCGAGGTCCCCGATCCCGAGGTCGGACCCGGGCAAGTCCTCCTGAAGGTCACCGCCGCCGGCGCGTGCCACTCCGACGAGTTCATCATGAGCCTCCCGGCCGAGCAGTACGTGTACGGCCTGCCGCTCACCCTCGGCCACGAGGGCGCCGGCATCGTCGAGGCGGTCGGAGCGGGAGTCACCGGCGTGCGCGCCGGAGACGCGGTCGCGGTCTACGGACCGTGGGGCTGCGGCCGGTGCCGGATGTGCGCACAGGGCAAGGAGAACTACTGCCTGAACGCCGAGGCGGAGCAGATCCGCCCGCCGGGGCTGGGCGCTCCCGGCTCGATGGCCGAGTACATGATCGTCGACAGCGAGCGCCACCTCGTCCCACTGGACGGCCTCGACCCCGTGCGCAACGTCTCCCTCACCGACGCCGGGCTCACCCCCTATCACGCGATCAAGAACTCGCTGCCGAAGCTCGGCGCCGGGACGACCGCCGTGGTCATCGGCACCGGCGGACTCGGTCACGTGGGCATCCAGATCCTGCGTGCGATCAGCGGGGCGACGGTGGTCGCCCTCGACGTCAACCAGGAGAAGCTCGACCTGGCCACGGCGGTCGGCGCACGGCACACCCTGCTGTCGAACCCCGACGCGGTGGCGGCCGTGCGCGATCTCACCGGGGGGCGCGGCGCCGACGCCGTGTTCGATTTCGTGGGCGTGCAGCCGACCGTCGACCTCGCGGGCGGGATGGTCGCGGCGGAGGGCGATGTCACCATCGTCGGCATCGGCGGCGGCGCGCTCGCGGTCGGTTTCGGCCGCATCGCCTACGACGCCGCCGTCCGCACGCCGTATTGGGGCTCCCGCGCCGAGCTGATCGAGGTGCTCGATCTGGCGCGCACCGGCCAGGTGGAGGTCGAGATCGAGACCTACTCGCTCGACGAGGCACCGAAGGCATACGAACGACTGCACGAGGGGAGGATCCGCGGCCGCGCGGTGATCCTCCCGAACGGCTAG
- the rpsO gene encoding 30S ribosomal protein S15, translating into MALDADIKKAIIEEYATHPGDTGSPEVQVAILTKRIKDLTEHLKEHKHDHHSRRGLLLLVGQRRRLLGYLSDIDISRYRSLIERLGLRR; encoded by the coding sequence ATGGCACTGGATGCTGATATCAAGAAGGCGATCATCGAAGAGTACGCTACCCACCCCGGTGACACCGGATCCCCCGAGGTCCAGGTCGCGATCCTGACCAAGCGGATCAAGGACCTCACCGAGCACCTCAAGGAGCACAAGCACGACCACCACTCGCGTCGTGGCCTGCTCCTCCTGGTCGGTCAGCGCCGCCGCCTGCTGGGCTACCTGTCGGACATCGACATCAGCCGCTACCGTTCGCTCATCGAGCGCCTCGGTCTGCGTCGCTAG
- a CDS encoding multidrug transporter: MTEKPHDDARTDQLTTAPKATEEDAEPRVEIGPGEDGRTRIDIRDDAAVRPGADPRHR; this comes from the coding sequence ATGACGGAGAAGCCCCACGACGACGCCCGCACCGACCAGTTGACCACCGCCCCGAAGGCGACGGAGGAGGACGCCGAGCCACGTGTCGAGATCGGCCCGGGCGAAGACGGCCGCACACGGATCGACATCCGCGACGACGCCGCGGTGAGGCCCGGCGCGGATCCGCGTCACCGATGA
- a CDS encoding low temperature requirement protein A: protein MSIAFRIPMSGRSSDERHRVSSPLELLFDLTFVVAIAQVASQLAHAEEAGEALARLGPYLMVFFAIWWAWMNFTWFASAYDTDDVPYRVMTLVQMGGVLVLAAGVPAAFESSDFTAIIIGYLIMRLALVGQWIRAAVEHPDGRSTAIRYASGIAVVQVFWVAFGFLPVDARPWLFLVGAALELSVPLWAERPGMTSWHPHHIAERYGLFTIIVLGESVSASAIGVQNALAAHGFSAALVWIAAAGLVLLFALWWLYFLEPAAEGLANRRNLSFFWGYGHYVVFASLAALGAGLEVAVQAGAEHHGGSDTAVEYAVAVPVAVFLLMLYVLHAPLVSEVVIRPLKTAAAILLVLLLPLASPVLGLVGVTIGIALVAAALVAATLVDRAFAARKATALRDE, encoded by the coding sequence ATGAGCATCGCGTTCCGCATCCCGATGTCCGGTCGCTCCTCCGACGAGCGGCATCGCGTCTCCAGCCCGCTCGAGCTGCTCTTCGACCTCACCTTCGTCGTCGCCATCGCCCAGGTCGCCTCCCAGCTCGCCCACGCCGAGGAGGCGGGCGAGGCGCTCGCACGACTCGGCCCGTACCTCATGGTGTTCTTCGCCATCTGGTGGGCGTGGATGAACTTCACCTGGTTCGCCTCGGCGTACGACACGGACGACGTGCCCTACCGGGTGATGACGCTGGTCCAGATGGGCGGCGTGCTCGTGCTCGCGGCGGGCGTCCCCGCGGCGTTCGAGAGCTCCGACTTCACGGCGATCATCATCGGGTACCTGATCATGCGGCTGGCGCTCGTCGGTCAGTGGATCCGCGCGGCCGTCGAGCATCCGGACGGGCGGTCGACGGCGATCCGGTACGCCTCCGGTATCGCCGTGGTGCAGGTGTTCTGGGTCGCCTTCGGCTTCCTCCCCGTCGACGCCCGCCCGTGGCTGTTCCTCGTCGGGGCGGCTCTCGAACTGTCGGTGCCGCTGTGGGCGGAGCGGCCGGGGATGACGTCCTGGCATCCCCACCACATCGCTGAGCGCTACGGACTGTTCACCATCATCGTGCTGGGCGAGTCCGTGTCGGCCAGCGCGATCGGTGTGCAGAACGCCCTGGCAGCGCACGGGTTCTCCGCCGCCCTCGTCTGGATCGCCGCCGCCGGCCTGGTGCTGCTGTTCGCGCTCTGGTGGCTGTACTTCCTCGAGCCCGCGGCAGAAGGGCTGGCGAACCGCCGCAATCTGTCGTTCTTCTGGGGCTACGGACACTACGTCGTGTTCGCCTCGCTGGCGGCGCTCGGTGCGGGCCTCGAAGTCGCGGTGCAGGCCGGCGCCGAGCACCACGGCGGGTCGGACACGGCGGTGGAGTACGCCGTCGCCGTCCCGGTCGCAGTGTTCCTGCTGATGCTCTACGTGCTGCACGCACCGCTGGTCTCCGAGGTCGTGATCCGCCCGCTCAAGACCGCCGCGGCGATCCTGCTCGTGCTGCTCCTCCCCCTCGCGTCGCCGGTGCTGGGGCTCGTGGGTGTGACGATCGGGATCGCGCTCGTCGCGGCGGCACTCGTCGCGGCGACGCTGGTCGACCGCGCGTTCGCGGCCCGGAAGGCCACGGCCCTGCGCGACGAGTGA
- a CDS encoding VanZ family protein encodes MARRVLTLLAAVYLLAVAWITLNPFPPDPHRNGMLTSLLALFAETPLLTWVDYDVVEFSANILLFVPMGALLTLLLGRERWWLALALGVMATLTIEFVQLFLPARFSDARDLLANTLGTLVGIAIVFAVTAAAAARGRRTAATGS; translated from the coding sequence ATGGCCCGCCGCGTCCTCACCCTCCTCGCCGCCGTGTACCTGCTCGCGGTCGCGTGGATCACGCTGAACCCCTTCCCGCCGGACCCCCACCGCAACGGGATGCTGACCTCGCTGCTCGCCCTGTTCGCGGAGACGCCCCTGCTGACCTGGGTCGACTACGACGTCGTCGAGTTCTCGGCGAACATCCTCCTGTTCGTGCCGATGGGCGCCCTGCTGACACTGCTGCTCGGCCGGGAGCGCTGGTGGCTGGCCCTCGCCCTGGGCGTGATGGCGACGCTGACGATCGAGTTCGTGCAGCTCTTCCTCCCTGCACGTTTCAGCGACGCCCGCGACCTCCTGGCGAACACGCTCGGGACGCTCGTCGGCATCGCGATCGTCTTCGCGGTCACGGCCGCGGCGGCGGCCCGGGGGCGACGCACCGCCGCGACCGGATCGTAG
- a CDS encoding DUF779 domain-containing protein: MLRRLAETHGPLMFHQSGGCCDGSSPMCYPVGMFRVGSADVLLGALDVDGIDPVRVYMSASQYAYWKYTHLTIDLVDGRGSGFSAEAPEGKRFLIRSRMLTDAELSAFGLV; encoded by the coding sequence ATGCTGCGGCGGCTGGCGGAGACGCACGGCCCGCTCATGTTCCATCAGTCGGGCGGCTGCTGCGACGGCTCCTCGCCGATGTGCTACCCGGTCGGGATGTTCCGCGTCGGCTCCGCGGACGTCCTGCTCGGCGCGCTCGACGTGGACGGCATCGATCCGGTGCGCGTCTACATGTCGGCGTCGCAGTACGCGTACTGGAAGTACACCCACCTCACGATCGATCTGGTCGACGGCCGCGGCAGTGGCTTCTCGGCGGAGGCTCCGGAAGGGAAACGGTTCCTCATCCGCTCCCGGATGCTCACCGACGCAGAGCTGTCGGCTTTCGGGCTGGTCTGA
- the exaC gene encoding acetaldehyde dehydrogenase ExaC codes for MTLTPEQTGAQEAPAPAAEAPSVYAQPGTEGAVVNYATRYDHYIGGRYVAPASGQYFEDVTPVTGRPFTEIARGTAADVDRAVDAAWAAFPAWGKTSVAERALLLTRIADRMEANLELLAVAETWDNGKPVRETLAADIPLAIDHFRYFAGALRAQEGGISEIDHDTVAYHFHEPLGVVAQIIPWNFPLLMATWKLAPALAAGNCVVLKPAEQTPASIHVWLDLVRDLLPDGVLNIVNGFGFEAGAPLASHPRVRKVAFTGETTTGRLIMQYASENLIPVTLELGGKSPNIFFDDVAAERDSFYDKALEGFSFFALNQGEVCTCPSRALVQRSIYDGFVADGLERVKRITQGNPLDVSTMIGAQASNDQLEKILSYMDIGKKEGAKLLTGGERADLGGDLAGGYYVQPTVFEGQNSMRIFQEEIFGPVLALTSFSDFDDAIAMANDTLYGLGAGVWSRNGSQLYRAGRAIEAGRVWSNTYHQYPAHAAFGGYKQSGIGRENHRMMLDHYQQTKNLLVSYADGPMGFF; via the coding sequence ATGACCTTGACCCCCGAGCAGACCGGCGCCCAGGAGGCGCCCGCACCCGCGGCGGAGGCGCCGAGCGTGTACGCCCAGCCCGGCACGGAGGGCGCCGTCGTCAACTACGCCACCCGGTACGACCACTACATCGGCGGCCGGTACGTCGCCCCGGCGAGCGGCCAGTACTTCGAGGACGTCACCCCGGTGACCGGCCGCCCCTTCACCGAGATCGCCCGCGGCACCGCCGCCGACGTCGATCGCGCCGTGGACGCGGCCTGGGCTGCCTTCCCGGCCTGGGGCAAGACCTCCGTCGCCGAACGCGCCCTGCTCCTCACCCGTATCGCCGACCGCATGGAGGCCAACCTCGAGCTGCTCGCGGTCGCCGAGACCTGGGACAACGGCAAGCCGGTGCGCGAGACGCTCGCCGCCGACATCCCGCTGGCGATCGACCACTTCCGCTACTTCGCCGGGGCCCTGCGCGCTCAGGAGGGCGGCATCAGCGAGATCGACCACGACACCGTCGCGTACCACTTCCACGAGCCGCTCGGCGTGGTCGCGCAGATCATCCCGTGGAACTTCCCCCTCCTCATGGCGACCTGGAAGCTCGCGCCGGCCCTCGCCGCGGGCAACTGCGTGGTCCTGAAGCCGGCGGAGCAGACTCCGGCGTCCATCCATGTCTGGCTCGATCTCGTGCGCGACCTCCTTCCGGACGGCGTGCTCAACATCGTCAACGGATTCGGGTTCGAGGCCGGCGCCCCGCTGGCGTCGCACCCGCGCGTCCGCAAGGTCGCCTTTACCGGCGAGACCACCACGGGCCGGCTCATCATGCAGTACGCGAGCGAGAACCTGATCCCGGTCACGCTCGAGCTCGGCGGCAAGAGCCCGAACATCTTCTTCGACGACGTCGCGGCCGAGCGCGACTCGTTCTACGACAAGGCGCTCGAGGGCTTCTCGTTCTTCGCGCTCAACCAGGGCGAGGTCTGCACCTGCCCGTCGCGCGCCCTCGTGCAGCGATCGATCTACGACGGATTCGTCGCCGACGGCCTCGAACGGGTCAAGCGCATCACGCAGGGCAACCCGCTCGACGTCTCGACGATGATCGGCGCGCAGGCGTCCAACGACCAGCTGGAGAAGATCTTGTCGTACATGGACATCGGCAAGAAGGAAGGGGCGAAACTGCTGACCGGCGGCGAGCGCGCCGATCTGGGCGGCGACCTCGCGGGCGGCTACTACGTGCAGCCCACGGTGTTCGAGGGCCAGAACTCGATGCGCATCTTCCAGGAGGAGATCTTCGGGCCGGTGCTCGCGCTCACCAGCTTCTCCGACTTCGACGACGCCATCGCGATGGCCAACGACACGCTCTATGGCCTCGGCGCGGGCGTATGGAGCCGCAACGGCTCCCAGCTGTACCGGGCAGGCCGCGCCATCGAGGCCGGACGCGTCTGGTCGAACACCTACCACCAGTACCCGGCGCACGCGGCGTTCGGCGGCTACAAGCAGTCCGGCATCGGTCGGGAGAACCACCGCATGATGCTCGACCACTACCAGCAGACGAAGAACCTCCTCGTCTCGTACGCCGACGGCCCGATGGGCTTCTTCTAG
- a CDS encoding IS30 family transposase, with protein sequence MGLHSSLETRVEALGLLLAGASAVSVAVVVGVPRGRVQRWARLAGMRFEPGSRAGLLRVGLSGAGGAAGGHGRRLSLADRALIQAGLAQGFSLRRIAGLVGVAPSTVSREVARSRWSYRGRWQYEAGVAHQVAGQRRARPKPRKLDQDPWLRAAVVEQLNARFSPQQVAGRLPLLFPGREDMRVTAETIYQALYVQGKGGLRHELTVVKALRTGRAGRIPQSKLPRRSNRPWLDGARLSDRPAQVTDRAVPGHWEGDLVVGPAGSGIITLVERSTRFALLGRLPGTRDSATVIDRLTEMIGHLPSALFSTLTWDQGTEMAEHARFTIATGCPVFFADPHSPWQRGSNENLNGLIRDFYPKGTNFNTIPDADLAETQRLLNIRPRQTLNFHTPAEKLDQYLQGVALTS encoded by the coding sequence ATGGGGTTGCATTCGTCGTTGGAGACGCGGGTTGAGGCGTTGGGGTTGTTGTTGGCTGGTGCTTCGGCTGTGAGTGTGGCGGTGGTGGTGGGGGTGCCGCGTGGTCGGGTGCAGCGGTGGGCCAGGCTTGCGGGCATGAGGTTTGAGCCGGGGAGTCGTGCTGGTTTGTTGCGTGTCGGGCTGTCGGGTGCGGGTGGCGCGGCGGGGGGTCATGGGCGCAGGTTGTCGTTGGCGGATCGGGCGTTGATCCAGGCAGGGTTGGCGCAGGGGTTCTCGTTGCGCCGGATCGCGGGTCTGGTCGGGGTGGCACCGTCGACGGTGTCGCGGGAGGTTGCCCGTTCCAGGTGGTCGTATCGGGGGCGGTGGCAATATGAGGCGGGGGTGGCGCATCAGGTCGCCGGTCAGCGGCGGGCCCGGCCCAAGCCGCGCAAACTCGATCAGGATCCGTGGTTGCGGGCCGCGGTGGTCGAACAGTTGAACGCCCGGTTCTCCCCGCAGCAGGTCGCGGGTCGGCTGCCGCTGCTGTTCCCGGGGCGAGAGGATATGCGGGTGACGGCTGAGACGATCTACCAGGCCCTCTATGTTCAGGGCAAAGGCGGGTTGCGGCACGAGCTGACCGTGGTCAAAGCGTTGCGGACCGGTCGGGCGGGACGCATCCCGCAGTCGAAACTGCCGCGGCGCAGCAACCGGCCCTGGCTGGACGGTGCCCGGCTCAGCGACCGGCCAGCCCAGGTCACCGACCGCGCCGTCCCGGGACATTGGGAAGGCGACCTCGTCGTCGGACCCGCAGGCTCCGGGATCATCACCCTGGTCGAACGCTCCACCCGGTTCGCCCTCCTGGGCCGGCTGCCCGGAACCCGGGACTCCGCCACGGTCATCGACCGGCTCACCGAGATGATCGGCCACCTGCCGTCCGCACTGTTCTCGACCCTGACCTGGGATCAGGGCACCGAGATGGCAGAACACGCCCGCTTCACTATCGCAACCGGTTGCCCGGTGTTCTTCGCCGACCCTCACTCACCCTGGCAGCGCGGCAGCAACGAGAACCTCAACGGGCTGATCCGAGACTTCTACCCCAAGGGCACCAACTTCAACACCATCCCCGACGCCGACCTCGCCGAAACCCAACGCCTCCTCAACATCCGCCCCCGACAAACCTTGAACTTCCACACCCCAGCCGAGAAACTCGACCAATACCTACAAGGTGTTGCACTCACCAGCTGA